In Oncorhynchus kisutch isolate 150728-3 linkage group LG7, Okis_V2, whole genome shotgun sequence, one DNA window encodes the following:
- the LOC109894215 gene encoding synaptopodin-2, with amino-acid sequence MERLPETRGKGMAMFAQRRQRMDEIALEHEEMRCKGLPVEGIVKLEDTELHKSCKMDETYVQSNHAHGNQQLQCKENQQEVQQCAHMMNRMPNHLSSAIPKPLVPNRTAKPFLGSQNRVPIPFSPLSGVTSPVKHHELKFKVSVPIHTVPQVWSPTGDFIASRDERISVPAIKTGILLDSKRRGANRASSDQASNAYIQNRGERRSYVESGEEEDYFSLGAEACNFMQPRTVKHKYPPPVAPKPSINPACPPWLKESSSNVLLHPARNPIPTSFPSPVGAPPQQYFKQQDWLLPQQMVNPREPPQTQARPQPPMSTGAPANSTSPSQLQPTMNSWSPQPSRSPVGIQAPNPNHTAPRQPTVSKNKSPNPSVESCPPQQEISYSHAAKAPSTSPMGHISEGHVSPAINGPTLRGRGAELFAKRKTRMEKYVVDAETVQANKAKSPSPTTSLPGAWRYSSNVRAPSPLSYNPRHAPCYPPAGAKQPPSTSPKIKPKTKAKTKPPPHKHLDALDVLKHQPYQLDSSLFRYSVGTEAEGLKMAPIPTPESNPPLSPKPAPVVSPRPAFGISLYPAHDLPPANQPCKPIAPAKSTRLGLGRSYSLSLPRWMCSMSYMPSQSSMSPVTTPVFHPSLGRQTSWQEKVTLKPPSPWEAASRSPLGLVDDAFRFQNFPQSISTNVNSAANQRSLPEPPDEQKRKVSLDAPSVSGGYYHAPPPAMHTRSMSLTSAPVYGPPFRQAQPLWSWVSATVGHMGRGPGHPCQSLYATLPRTTMRR; translated from the exons ATGGAGCGACTGCCAGAGACAAGAGGCAAGGGCATGGCAATGTTTGCGCAGCGCCGCCAGAGGATGGATGAGATTGCCTTAGAGCATGAGGAAATGAGGTGCAAAGGCTTACCAGTCGAAGGTATTGTAAAGCTTGAAGACACAGAACTGCACAAGTCTTGCAAAATGGATGAAACTTACGTGCAATCCAATCATGCTCATGGCAATCAACAACTGCAGTGCAAAGAAAACCAACAGGAGGTGCAACAATGTGCTCACATGATGAACAGAATGCCCAACCACCTATCTAGTGCCATACCAAAGCCTCTTGTGCCCAATAGAACAGCGAAGCCCTTCTTGGGATCCCAAAACAGAGTGCCTATCCCATTCTCTCCTCTTAGTGGTGTCACTAGTCCAGTGAAGCATCATGAACTCAAATTCAAGGTATCAGTCCCTATACACACAGTTCCACAGGTCTGGTCCCCAACTGGGGACTTCATAGCGTCGCGTGATGAACGCATATCTGTACCAGCAATCAAGACTGGCATCCTACTAGACTCAAAAAGAAGAGGTGCTAATAGAGCATCCTCTGATCAAGCATCCAATGCCTATATTCAAAACAGAGGGGAAAGAAGATCATACGTTGAGTCAGGAGAAGAGGAAGACTACTTTAGTCTTGGTGCTGAGGCATGCAACTTTATGCAACCCCGAACAGTCAAGCACAAGTATCCCCCACCTGTTGCACCAAAACCTAGCATCAACCCAGCCTGTCCACCATGGCTGAAGGAGAGTTCTTCAAATGTGCTACTTCACCCGGCAAGGAATCCAATCCCAACATCTTTCCCAAGTCCAGTGGGGGCTCCTCCTCAGCAATACTTCAAACAACAAGACTGGCTTTTGCCTCAGCAAATGGTGAACCCCCGTGAACCACCCCAAACTCAGGCACGACCGCAGCCACCAATGAGCACCGGTGCACCAGCCAACTCAACATCACCCTCTCAACTTCAGCCAACCATGAATAGCTGGAGTCCACAGCCATCGCGGTCCCCAGTAGGTATTCAGGCCCCGAACCCAAATCACACGGCACCTCGCCAACCCACAGTCTCAAAGAATAAGTCCCCAAATCCTTCGGTGGAATCTTGCCCACCCCAACAAGAGATCTCTTACAGCCACGCAGCCAAGGCACCGTCTACATCTCCAATGGGTCACATCTCTGAGGGCCATGTTAGTCCAGCCATAAATGGTCCAACTCTGAGGGGAAGAGGTGCCGAACTCTTTGCCAAGAGGAAGACCCGTATGGAGAAATATGTGGTGGACGCCGAAACAGTTCAGGCCAACAAAGCAAAGTCTCCTTCCCCCACCACCTCCCTTCCAGGTGCTTGGAGATACTCATCCAACGTCCGAGCCCCATCTCCTTTGTCATACAATCCCCGTCATGCTCCTTGCTATCCTCCTGCAGGAGCTAAGCAGCCACCTTCAACAAGTCCAAAAATCAAGCCAAAGACCAAGGCGAAAACAAAACCACCACCCCACAAGCACCTGGATGCCCTAGATGTCTTGAAACATCAGCCTTACCAGCTGGACTCATCACTCTTTAGATATAGCGTAGGCACTGAGGCTGAAGGCCTCAAAATGGCTCCCATCCCAACCCCTGAGTCAAACCCACCATTGAGCCCTAAACCTGCCCCTGTTGTCAGCCCTAGACCTGCCTTTGGCATTTCTCTTTACCCTGCCCATGATCTTCCCCCAGCAAACCAACCATGCAAGCCCATAGCTCCTGCTAAGTCTACTAGATTG GGTCTTGGCAGAAGCTACTCTCTGTCCCTACCCAGATGGATGTGCTCCATGTCCTACATGCCCTCACAGTCATCTATGTCCCCTGTGACCACCCCTGTGTTCCATCCATCTCTCGGGAGACAGACCTCCTGGCAGGAAAAAGTCACCCTCAAGCCCCCCAGCCCTTGGGAGGCTGCCTCCCGGAGCCCCCTGGGTCTGGTGGACGATGCCTTCCGATTCCAGaacttccctcagtccatctcCACTAACGTCAACTCCGCCGCCAACCAACGATCTCTTCCGGAACCTCCGGACGAACAGAAGCGCAAGGTGTCATTGGACGCCCCCAGTGTCAGTGGTGGTTACTATCATGCTCCACCCCCAGCAATGCATACTAGGTCTATGAGTTTGACCTCTGCCCCTGTTTACGGGCCTCCCTTCAGACAGGCCCAGCCTCTGTGGTCATGGGTGAGTGCTACCGTTGGACATATGGGTCGAGGCCCAGGCCACCCATGTCAGTCCCTCTACGCTACCTTGCCACGCACAACTATGAGAAGGTAA